A region of Kribbella sp. NBC_01245 DNA encodes the following proteins:
- a CDS encoding carbohydrate-binding protein, whose protein sequence is MKLTSCLKISTVSAALLAVAATIFSAIVATAAPTRYEAELAPATCDGVVASTHAGYSGSGYCDGRNAVGAAAQFAVDTSAAGTAKLTVRFANGTAAIRLADVVVNGSKAAAVAFDTTGGWATWTTTTVTLSLNSGTNTVRFSPTSADGLPNIDYAEFDVTAQSRSEAEVSPATCDGTIDSNYAGFSGTGFCNGANAIGAAAQFVVSATGAGSVTLSVRFANGTTARPADVLVNGTRVQSTSFESTGAWATWSTKTMTVSLNSGSNTVRFSPTTSGGLPNIDYLDLTLEPNPTPCDPPTTPPTTPPTQPRVTIWLAGDSTMANPSGGATCPVGWGHQFAQYFNSNVTVKNSAVGGRSIQTWLYDPNVSSSKNSAGECIINPVTYSERWRAMLDSANGMKPGDYLFIQFGINDGSSTCPRHVGSARYRELLGMMASAAKARGAHPVFLTPVAALRCSGSTAVGNRGFITETNTAAGTSQVPVIDLHRLSYTLYNTLRFCPFNGDWGSGPVGAFFCNDHTHFDVTGARQIAGVVSKAVRDQRIPLAAYLK, encoded by the coding sequence ATGAAACTCACGTCCTGCCTCAAGATTTCCACCGTCTCTGCCGCCCTGCTGGCCGTTGCGGCAACCATCTTCTCCGCCATCGTCGCGACGGCGGCTCCGACTCGGTACGAGGCCGAGTTGGCGCCGGCCACGTGTGACGGAGTTGTCGCTTCCACGCACGCCGGCTACTCCGGCAGCGGGTATTGCGATGGCAGAAACGCCGTCGGCGCGGCAGCCCAATTCGCGGTCGACACCTCCGCGGCCGGGACGGCGAAGCTCACGGTGCGGTTCGCCAACGGCACCGCGGCCATCCGCCTCGCGGACGTCGTGGTTAACGGTTCGAAGGCTGCGGCGGTGGCATTCGACACCACCGGCGGCTGGGCGACGTGGACGACGACGACGGTGACGCTGTCGTTGAACTCCGGCACCAACACCGTGCGGTTCAGCCCCACCAGCGCTGACGGCTTACCCAACATCGACTACGCCGAGTTCGACGTGACGGCCCAGTCTCGCTCGGAGGCCGAGGTGTCACCGGCGACCTGTGACGGCACTATCGACTCGAACTACGCAGGCTTCTCCGGGACCGGATTCTGCAATGGCGCCAACGCGATCGGCGCGGCGGCACAATTCGTCGTCAGCGCTACGGGGGCAGGATCGGTGACGCTGTCGGTCCGGTTCGCCAACGGTACGACGGCGCGACCGGCCGACGTACTGGTGAACGGAACCAGGGTGCAGTCGACATCGTTCGAGAGCACCGGCGCGTGGGCGACGTGGTCGACAAAGACGATGACGGTGTCGCTGAACTCTGGCAGCAATACCGTGCGGTTCAGTCCGACCACGTCCGGTGGACTTCCGAACATCGACTACCTCGATCTGACGCTGGAGCCCAACCCGACACCGTGTGATCCGCCGACGACCCCGCCAACGACTCCGCCCACGCAGCCCCGGGTCACCATCTGGCTGGCCGGCGACTCCACGATGGCGAACCCTTCGGGCGGAGCAACCTGCCCAGTCGGGTGGGGCCACCAATTCGCCCAGTACTTCAACAGCAATGTGACCGTGAAGAACAGCGCTGTCGGCGGCCGAAGCATCCAGACGTGGCTGTACGACCCCAACGTCAGCAGCAGCAAGAACTCGGCCGGCGAGTGCATCATCAATCCGGTCACCTATTCCGAACGTTGGCGGGCGATGCTCGACTCGGCCAATGGCATGAAGCCCGGCGACTATCTGTTCATCCAGTTCGGAATCAACGACGGTTCCAGCACCTGCCCGCGGCACGTGGGGTCGGCACGCTACCGCGAGCTGCTCGGCATGATGGCAAGCGCAGCCAAGGCACGCGGCGCTCATCCCGTGTTCCTGACTCCGGTCGCCGCGCTGAGGTGTTCGGGCAGCACCGCGGTGGGCAATCGTGGGTTCATCACCGAGACGAACACGGCCGCCGGCACCAGCCAGGTGCCCGTCATCGACCTGCACAGGCTGAGTTACACCCTCTACAACACGCTCCGGTTCTGCCCCTTCAACGGCGATTGGGGTTCCGGTCCGGTGGGCGCCTTCTTCTGCAACGACCACACTCACTTCGATGTGACCGGAGCCCGGCAGATCGCCGGTGTTGTCAGCAAGGCGGTCCGCGATCAGCGCATCCCGCTTGCCGCCTACCTCAAGTGA